One Oncorhynchus keta strain PuntledgeMale-10-30-2019 chromosome 34, Oket_V2, whole genome shotgun sequence genomic window, TACGCTCTGGAGCCTGCCCAGGAGCCCCGCTGTCCACCACCTCCCTACCCCAAAACCCTGCTCATATCTGGGGCTTCTTCAGAGGCAGGGCCCCTGGAGGCCTCAGACCTCAACACCCCTGCTAGGCCACACGGTagcagtggaggaggagggggaaaggcaGAAGAGAGCCAGGTGAAAGAGAAGACCAAGTCTGGAAAAGGAGAGAAGGCAGTGAAGGACAAGAAGCAGATCCAGACATCGCCGGTGCCGGTGAGGAAGAACGGGCGTGATCAGGAGAAGAGGGAATCGCGCATTAAAAGCTACTCACCCTTCGCCTTCAAGTTCTACATGGAGCAGCATGTGGAGAATGTGATGAAGACCCACCAGGAAAAACTGAACCGCAGGCTCCAGCTGGAGCAGGAGATGTCCAaggtgagacagggagagacctaAAGATAATGAATATAAAGGATTATCCCTGAGGACCTGTGTTGTAGACAACAGCTAGTTTGCCCTAAATACCTAGAACAGCTTGTCCAAAACATTTAGAAAAACATTTACTCAGGGTTTAGTCCTTTTGACCCCCTTTTGAGACTGTTATTTTATTAGTGAGGTAATATATTAGTTACATGTTATCTTATATTAACAGTTGATGGAGACATTCATAACATAAAACACTTCAagatatataaaatataatatcATTGTAATAAGGCACATATACAGGATACAACCAGGGTGACGTATCCTCTTTATTTCTACATTCTTCCCCCTCCTCCAGGCTGGCCTATCAGAGGCCGAGCAGGAGCAGATGAGGAAGATGCTGAACCAGAAGGAGTCCAACTACAACCGTCTGCGCCGTGCCAAAATGGACAAGGCCATGTTTGTCAAGATCAAGACACTGGGCATCGGGGCCTTCGGCGAGGTGTGCCTGACACGCAAGGTGGACACGGGAGCCCTGTACGCCATGAAGACGCTGCGCAAGAAGGACGTGCTCAACCGCAACCAGGTGGCCCATGTCAAGGTAAAGATGAATCCAAATGATCATGCTGAGGAGATGCTACTGATGATGTTTCCATGTTATTTCAATGTTATTGTTACACCAAAGGCACATGTCTACATGTTGTGTGGTCTGGACAGTAAAGTGTTTCTACCCCTAAGGCTGAGCGTGACATCCTGGCGGAGGCAGACAACGAGTGGGTGGTGCGTCTGTACTACTCGTTCCAGGACCGTGACAGCCTCTACTTCGTCATGGACTACATCCCCGGAGGAGACATGATGAGCCTGCTGATCCGCATGGGCGTCTTCCCCGAGCCGCTGGCATGCTTCTACGTGGCTGAGCTGACCCTGGCCATCGAGAGTGTCCACAAGATGGGCTTCATCCACCGCGACATCAAGCCGGACAACATCCTCATCGACCTGGACGGACACATCAAGTTGACCGACTTTGGCCTCTGCACTGGCTTCCGCTGGACGCACAACTCCAAGTACTATCAGAAAGGTGAGCGGGGGAAAGACAAAGGACACGTTTTTGCACTGTGTATATGCTGTTTTATAGACTGCTTTTACTTGATATGATATGATCGATATGTaatgtcctctcctttctccaggGAGCCACATCAGGCAGGACAGCATGGAGCCCAGTGACTTCTGGGACGACGTGTCCAACTGTCGTTGTGGCGACCGGCTGCAGACCCTGGAGCAGCGGGCAACACGGCAACACCAGCGCTGCCTGGCACACTCCCTGGTGGGCACTCCCAACTACATCGCCCCTGAGGTGCTGCTGCGCAAAGGTGAGGGCAATACTGGACATGAAGGAATGGAGTGGTCATATATTTGATAAATAAAGAAGCACATTGTGGTCTTATTAGTGAGTGGCTGTGGTCTTGTCCCTGCAGGGTACACCCAGCTGTGTGACTGGTGGAGTGTGGGAGTGATCCTCTTTGAGATGCTGGTGGGACATCCACCCTTCCTGGCCCCGACACCCACCGAGACACAGATAAAGGTTAGTAATCTGTCGACTCACGGCTCAGCTAAACTACAGAATGTGGAAATGCGATATAACTAATAAATTGTAGCTCTGAAACACACTGTTTCCTCACAgtctcccccttccctttctTCTTCAGGTGATAAACTGGGAGAGCACACTACAGGTGCCCCCGCAGGTTAAGCTCAGCCCAGAGGCTGTCGACATCATCGGCCGTCTCTGCTGCTCCCCTGAGGAGCGTCTTGGGAGCAATGGCGCCGGCGAGATCAAGACTCACCCCTTCTTCGACCAGATGGACTTCTCCAGCAACCTGCGCACCCAGCCCGCCCCCTACCGGCCCAAGATAGCCCACCCCATGGACACATCCAACTTCGAcccggtggaggaggaggggggtcccGGGGCGTGGAGTGACAGCGGGGACAGCACACGGGCCTGGGAGACCCTCTGCACACCACACGGGAAACACCCGGAGCACGCTTTCTACGAGTTCACCTTTCGCAGGTTTTTTGACGACAACGGCTGCCCCTTCCGCTACCCCAAGCCCCCTGAGATCAGCCACAGCCAGGGGCCTCCCAGCAGTAGCAGAGCCAGCAGCATGGGccctgaggaggaagaggaagaggaggaggaagagcaggggGAGCCTGTGTATGTGTAGAAGAGCCCAGACTGTTGGCTTTCTGAACTAtgaccccccttctctctctctccaacaatcAACACTTAGCACCTGGGGCCCTGGCTGCCAACTTTGTATCTACCGCTGTTCTTCTCAgagggtgtgtgcgtgtgcgtgcgtgcgtctatatttgtgtgtgtttgagagactgAACAGGATGACCTGACATCTGTTTAACAATTCAGACACTACTGTGTGGAATCTCCAGCGTGAGCAAAGACTACAATAAGAATCCCTGATCTGGGACCAAGAACAACTAACTGTACAAGGGCTAGGGATTGGATAATGAAGCCAGAGGACTGTTCTGAAAGCAAATGAATCAGAACAGGAACAGATCTTCTATGGAAATGAAAGTATCCGCTGCGCTGTGGAAGTTTACAAAAGTGTTCAGATAAGAGTTTGACACTAGGACCGTTACTATGGGTGGTCCTTGTGCTCTATCCCATTCCTTCGCCTTGGGTCTTAGAGATCTCTTCTTCCAGGTTAACCTTACCCCAGGAAGTTAACACAAACACTTCCTGGACGTCAGGTTGGTCTGGACTGAATTAGCTGGTGGTAGTGGGGAAGAATGCAACACTTCTTACACAGCTGTGACAAAATAAGTTACCAAAATACAAATTCACATGCGCACATGAACACTTTAAAGGATGGTTGAACTACACAATTTAGCAGGAAGCAATGGGGTTGTCCTCTGCAGCTAACCCATCTAAAGCCTTGAGCATACCGATTGTGTAAAACTGTATGCGTTCCGACAGAAGTCCATTAATTTCAGTGGAAGGCAATTCTCACCTCTGGGACTCATCTGCCAGACTCGGTTGCGATGCTTGTCGCTGCGTGTAGTGTGTTGCATGCATGTGTTGGATTTTTCCAACTTGTGCTGTTGCTTTGTCATGCGGTATTAGGAACAGAAGTAGATAATCAACCGAAGAAGTTGCTAATATGTAGCTAATGTGTAGCCTGATTATTTTTATTATGATGCGGTGCATGGATTGCGAAGACTATGTCAAATTTACCGTACGGCAATGTAATAATGCAACCTGTGTGCACACGGCGTAAGTCGCGGCATTTTTCAAAGTTAGAGTCTGACATGTAAGTCTAGGCATTCCCCAGCTGTGACTCCTACCTTTAGCTTCACACTAACTTTTTTTCCAAATAGGAGATGTGGGATAAAGCTCACTTGTGTTGTTCCCACTCACCCCTAAATATCTTCAGGATTCTGTTTTGAGTATCAGACCTAGGGGAATGGTTGTGACGGGTAAGTACTCGTAGCAGCAACAACAAATTCCTTTGTTTTATTGAGCTCATTTTGCAGAGTTCTGAGGAAGGTGGACTGCAAGTGTGTAATCATTGCTTTGTTACAGATATGGATCTCATGATTACATACATATTTGCTAAGCAGTCACGGCTATCCATATTTCCACACAACACATACATTACACCTGCTCTAAGACTGTCATGAACAGTGACATTACTGGCGCCAAGAGCAGTGCATTTTAGCCTCCTTGACAAAAGCCCTACCTGCTAATCCACCACTTACAAACACACGCTCAGTATTATACAGTTAACACATTGGAGTGTCCACACAGTCTCCTCAGTCCATATGGAGACAGATGTGAAAACTCAATGTCAGAAACACATGTAATAGTATGACTATGTGCAATACAGAAAATACGATATATAGTTTTCTAAACACTTACAAATACCATTTTGACCTTGTAATACTGAAACACGCTATGTACAAATATACATTATATTGGTTTATATATTTTCCTTATAGTTACATGACCCAATGCTGCTTATTATTGTgatttaatattattattatttacattatttCATTTATACGTACTTCCTTCCTTTTATGCAAGTGTGGGTTTGATTGCCAGTGTGTTTGGTTTGGAAAGTGACGAACTGTGTGCCTTCTAGAGGAATGTTGGTACATATCTATCCACTGCaagataatgatgatgatgatgatgatgatgatgatgatgatcagtgTTTGTGCAGAATAATGACAGCAGCTTTCCTACTCTGCTACCAGGCTGGCCCTGTGTGTAGGAGAGTAGGGCGGAAGAGACAGACATagtgatagagaaagaaagataagTTTCAGAGACAAAACAAAAGCAAGGCAGGATTGGCTATAAAatgaaaaatatatgaatgaataGCTTTCTCTATGTTACAAGAACAGGTGGCAAATGACCAAAACGTACACTATcagtcaaaattttggacacacctactcattcaagggtttttctttatttgactattttctatattgtagaataatagtgaagatatcaaaactattaaataactactttgaagaaccatctagtaaccaaaaaagtgttaaaaaaatccaaatatatttcagattttcaaagtagccaccttttgccttgatgacagctttgcacatgcttggcattctctcaaccagctttacctggaatgcttttccaacagtcatgAATGAGTGCcctcatatgctgagcacttgttggctgcttatccttcactctgcggtccaactcatctcaaaccatctcaattgggttgaggtcgggggattgtggaggccaggtcatgtgatgcagcactccatcactctccttattggtcaaatagcccttacacagcctggaggtgtgtcccactaagcgcaaaccagatgggatggcgtatcactgcagaatgtttAAGTGAATTCTAAAaacatcactgacagtgtcaacagcaagcaccatcacacctcctcctccatgtttcagggtgggaaccacatattcggagatcatccgttcatctactctgtatctcacaaagacattgcggttagaaccaaaaatctcaaatttggactcatcagaccaaaggacagatttccaccggtctaatgtccattgctcgtgtttcttggcctaagcaagtctcttcttattatttgtgtcctttagtagtggtttctttgcagtaattcgaccatgcctagttaaataaaggttaagtaaaaTTAAAtgaatgaaggcctgattcacgaagTCTccgctgaacagttgatgtgtctgttacttgaactcggtgaagaatttatttgggctgcaatttctgaggatgTTAACTTAAAttaactcatcctctgcagcagagataactgggtcttcctttcctgttgcggtcctcttgagagccagtttcatcatagcgcttaatggtttttgcgactgcacttgaagaaactttcaaagttcttgaaatgttccgtattgactgaccttcgtgtcttaaagtaataatgggcTGTCATTTtactttgcttgtttgagctgttcttgccgtaatatgaacttggtcttttaccaaatagggctatcttctgtataccacccctaccttgtcacaacctaactgattggctcaaatgcattaagaaggaaagcaattccacaaatgaacttttaacaaggcacacctgttaattgaagtgcattccaggtgactacctcatgaagctggttgagagaatgccaagagtgtgcaaagctgtcatcaaggcaagggtggctactttgaagaatctcaaatataaaatatatttacatttgtttaacactttttttggttactacatgattccatatgtgtcatttcatagttttgatgtctgcaCTATCATtataaatgtagaaaatagtacaaataaagaaaaacccttgattgaaaggtgtgtccaaacttttgactggtactgtatgtattattgGTACATTTTAATGCCTCCTAATGACCACGTGTTCATTTGACCATTTGATATTATGCTTGTGTTACttaattgtgttgtgttatgcaGTGGAGCACTGCTCAATGCAGGAAATGCTTTATTTTCTCCAATATCTCTAAACTATATGCTTTTTGACAATCAGCTATTGATGCAGTCTTGTGTGTCCAACTGAATAACTGTACAACAGTATTCCATATTTGATTGTTGTACTGACTAGGAAGGATTAGGAAGTTGCAAGTTCTGCCTCATGTCAATACATGGAGTGCACTCATATCTCAGATCAAATTTGTGACAAAATGTAAGTGAGGGGAATATTTTAAACAATTACAATTGTTGTTTAAATGTATCAATAGTTTTTTTGCTCACCTGCATGACAAAATTAattgaaattgacatttttagAACGTGCCTCATGTCTTTAGGATTGGGCTGCAAATTCCCTTCATTTGATCATCGTTGTCAGCGCAAGTAGGATTGCCAATCCACGTTCACCGGGATGGACTACTCAGTGAAATAGCTTTATAGAGACTGTGCTCACCAAGTCAGTTTTCTAGTgtttgtgagtgtttgtgtgtgaggtgTGCCCTGGATGACGTGTGTTTTCCCTGTATCTAAGTTTTGAAAGTGATGACTGACAATCTTTGACTGATTTGAGATCTAATGTGGTGACTCATGATGTAACTTACTTGTACCTTTTTGTATTTTTACCCTTCGGAGTTTCTCATGTCTTCGATCCTCCTTAATGTATAATACAATTCTGTTACTcttgaatatatatatttatacagatATACATACTTTAAAAAATCTTTATTCTTCCTCTGAGCTAATGTTCAAACATCCTTGTCTGCAGTATTATAGACAGTATAATTTGGACAACATATATATCTCCTTTTTTACATATGTATGAATTGAGAATTTGTAAAAATGCTTTCACTGTCCTCACGTGTAAAATATATGTATAAATTAAATTAACCAGTTTCTACTTGTGTTGTAATTTCTAAGCCACCCAACAATGTTATGTCTAAATGAATAATATGATTGATTCTTGTTGGCTTTGAATATTAGGCTTAAACCATTTTTGCAGAAAATGTAGATGTGGTTATTACACTGTGTACAGAACatcaggaacacctgctcttttcatgacatagactgaccaggtgaatccaggtgaaagcaatgatttcttattgatgtcacctgttaaatccatttcaatcagtgtagatgaatgggaggagacaggttaaaggttaaagacaggttatttttaagccttgagacaattgagacatggattgtgtatgtgtgcactcaaaagggtgaatgggcaagaaaaaaggacatccagccaacttgacaaactgtgggacgcattggagtcaaaatggtccagcatccatgtggaatgcttttgacaccttttagagtccatgccccgacaaattgaagCTCTTCTgagggtgttcctaatgttttgtacgctcagtgtaTGTCTGTGTTGATTTTAGAAAAGTGAAACACTGATCAGttcattttttaaacttttaCAGGAATTTGTCTTTTATTCAAGAGCACTGAGACTAAACAACAGAGCTATATACACAAACAAGCTGTGGGTTTACAGTAGTTaaagcacatacagtacatgataAATACTGTGCAAAGTCACAATGTCCACATGACTCTTCTTTCAGTCCCAGGCTACTTTAAAGTGCCGATTGCATGTTGTGCAGTTTACTGCTCCTAGGATAAAAGGGCTCAGAGTCGTTTGTCCTAGCCATGGGGAAACGGACACTAGGACTAGTTCTTCATTGGCTTTGCAGTTCTGCTTTGGGGTCTACGTgagcggggtgtgtgtgtggagtgtgacAGGGTAGAGTTCAGAAAATAGAACAATATTCAGGGTAGAGTTTAGTGTTGTTTTGGGTAGTTTGCGGTTCTTTTGGGTTTTGTAGAAGCTTGGTTGCTTGAAAAAGCACAGCCCCCTTCATTATCGACCCTTTGTGCCTACATCAAGGAGCCTTTCCAGACTCTGAAGTCAGGAAAACTGAGTTTGGTGTCAGCCAGACTAGTTCTGTAGGGTTGTTTGATGTAGCTGTTTTGGGTAGTTGTGCATTTTGGGGTATTTGGGTGGTAATTATGTGTTGTTTTGGGTAGTTATTGTTGTTTTGGAAGGTAATATTGTTTTTTGGAGGAGCATTGTGGGTAGTTGTGGGTTGTTTTGGTAGTTTGTGTTGTTTTGGATCATTAGAATGACCCCTGAGCGTTTGAATTGGGTCAGGAACATGTATACAGGGAGCTATACAAATACTGTATCAATattctctctgtccaatattatttattattatttttcataTGTTGAATGAATTGGAATTGGTGCCAAACATTAATATCCACAGAGAACAATGAGTTGATAGGATGTATTTTTCAACTCTACTTATCGTACTGTTCATTTCCAGCAGATAGAGACATAGACTGTGACATGCATTTTTTTCTCACCATAATATTCATTTAGAAAATACAAATGATACATTGACGAGGGGGTTCAAATATAGACCTGAGCATTATTTTATTCAGTATCAAATTATAATGAAATGCAACAAGATATGTTCACACAGAGAACACCTCGAAAATGGTTTGGTATCAGTTGTAATTTTGTAATTCCATTGTGTGGGCTACCTCTCTGAAGGTGTTATAAAGGTTGAGCAATATTTTTTGATGAAACATGGTTTCCATTTAATCAATGATAAGATGAGCATTACAGTCAAATATTCAAATGGGTGTTGATTACAACTTAAATCTATGCAGGTTATTCATCTTGGTTGAAAAAGGTTTATGTCAGTTGGATAAAAATTCAGATAAATGTAATTGCAACTTTTTACCAGCAGAGGAAGTCCAGCACACAGCCTGTTCTTCGCCACACAGGCATTATATTCAGGGAGAACTAGTTATCACCAACAATAATTATGTAAGAATTTATGACAAtgtcaaaaataaatatatttagcCTACTATGaggtatcaaatacttattttacagaAGGAAACAATGAGATAGAACAATCAGAAGTCATACAACAGATAACAGGCTGAAATCAAATGGCAACAGATGATGTTGCATGCTCAGATTAGGACATGCACACTCCATTTTGGACATGGGTTTATAACTGTCACACAGTtaaataaatatgttttatttggACATAAGCCTATTGCTGTCGCATGGTTGTAAAAAACGTGGCCACATATTTTCTAATAACTTACATATCTCATTGAAATAATTTACATCATAATTTGAAGCTATAAAATCACATGTAACACAATAGATTTTCTATGATCGGCTAGTGGGGCAAGGAATGACATTTCAAAAGGGCAACATTACTTTTTTTCCATGAGCATATCGTTTGTGTCCTATGCTATGACAAACATAACATAAACAACAGATCAGGTCCTCTGGGTTTATGATCAAACATCCAATAATTGATCATAGACCCAGAGGACCTATATGTATTAACATAGATCTCTGGTAAGTAATTTATACATGCTTAATAAATAGACCTAATTGGATATAGTTTAGTAGATAAAGTTACCACCTTTATCAATATTGAACAAATAATTTTCAAGTCAAAAGTTGACTAAAAAGCTTTCAATCAGACATTTTGAGATGAGGGTTCAGATGATTTGTGTTACGTTTTTTGGTGAGATCTATGGTGGTAGGAATAGTCACTAAAAATGTAGGTATTACATCATATCACGTTTGCAAGCGTCTTTGGCTTGTAAAAACGAAGACCCTTACGCTCAATTTTTATGGCTATCTATTTCGATTACATAACCTCCAAATAGGCACGCACCATCCTAAAACACCCTGACAAGAGAGTCTGTCCATGAACTCATTGGCTCCGAGTACCGCTTAATCCCACAATGCAGCGCATGGCGCGTCATTGAAGAGGGACCATGATGGCGGCGGTCGGTTCACCAGAAGTGATTTCACAGCTGGAAAGCGCTGCCAAAGTTTTAATGGTGAGAAATATAATCtcatttttgtgtgtttttttggtATATGCTTTGTTCAGGGTTTTACTGAGAGTTATGAGACGGCGAGAGATTTAGCGGGCACAGTTATTTCTCTGAGAAAGAATCGCGATGCGTGGCGCAGTGATGTCTCCATCCCGCAAAAAATATAGGATAGCCATCATCCCCCAAAAGCCACAAGCGATGTGTGACAGTGTCTTGTGACGATTTTTT contains:
- the LOC118371551 gene encoding serine/threonine-protein kinase LATS2-like; this encodes MRPKTFPAAPYMGNTRQRLQEIKEGLKQPAKLMSQALHGGSSRGEGGRGAESKSKDPGSRQQQHRPPQKFNNYQNALREIRKSLRPFEYKSGPSSGSAHPAGDVNRQMLQELVNTGCDQEMAVRALKQTGSRNIEAALEYISKMGYLDPRNELIVRIIKQTSPGKGGMPNSIDHRPPLEGTSEGAMPPYHQMGASMYEGAGYGPEGPYMGAPPVMNYMIPPSGTAQGPAMVNPMGRPPSIGAYPPSMVAQNNPGNPMYPPGAPQKAYPGSMEQAMIGYSVPGQPLQPQAPGGPIPVPHYDYGHGRPHMMEPSGYGIKRSASFQNKMPPLAPDNYVNMQVKGAMGQNGGGYPPNLYLPPHSHPRQSSPTSHQVHMMSRSPGGAAAAMGPDFSDLPQGLLTPSRASLNLDLYEQHQHHWAGPQGPEGAPPARQPQPQGPFRGEVRVPSRTNSFNNRSAPPNNVRPTLVPPAPGKQDPSLGPPNTITAVTSPPIQQPVKSIRVMRPEPKTAVGPCHPGWLAAQEASEPLTYMPEEAYALEPAQEPRCPPPPYPKTLLISGASSEAGPLEASDLNTPARPHGSSGGGGGKAEESQVKEKTKSGKGEKAVKDKKQIQTSPVPVRKNGRDQEKRESRIKSYSPFAFKFYMEQHVENVMKTHQEKLNRRLQLEQEMSKAGLSEAEQEQMRKMLNQKESNYNRLRRAKMDKAMFVKIKTLGIGAFGEVCLTRKVDTGALYAMKTLRKKDVLNRNQVAHVKAERDILAEADNEWVVRLYYSFQDRDSLYFVMDYIPGGDMMSLLIRMGVFPEPLACFYVAELTLAIESVHKMGFIHRDIKPDNILIDLDGHIKLTDFGLCTGFRWTHNSKYYQKGSHIRQDSMEPSDFWDDVSNCRCGDRLQTLEQRATRQHQRCLAHSLVGTPNYIAPEVLLRKGYTQLCDWWSVGVILFEMLVGHPPFLAPTPTETQIKVINWESTLQVPPQVKLSPEAVDIIGRLCCSPEERLGSNGAGEIKTHPFFDQMDFSSNLRTQPAPYRPKIAHPMDTSNFDPVEEEGGPGAWSDSGDSTRAWETLCTPHGKHPEHAFYEFTFRRFFDDNGCPFRYPKPPEISHSQGPPSSSRASSMGPEEEEEEEEEEQGEPVYV